The DNA window cccacctagaatggcatgcagtgcctcgtagaagcggcatgtctggggctgggctccggagcgtccgtttgccgctctgactttttggtagccttgtctcaggtccttgattttcacgcggcactgcattgcatcccggctgtatcctttctctatcattgctttggagaccttctcgaaggtctttgcattccgcttgttggagcgcagctccgacagcacagactcctcaccccacacaccgatcagatccaggacttcccggtctgtccatgctggggacctctttctattcttggattggccggactcctctgctggagagctctgcatcgttgcaggtgctgcggagctcgccccgatgtccagccaggacgtcagattcaaagtacccagacaggaaaaggaattcaaattttcccgggtcatttcctgtgtggctggtcagagaatccaagctcggactgctgtccagagtgtcaacagagtggtgcactgtgggatagctcccggagctactaagttcgatttgcatccacacctagcctaattcgagctagccatgtcgaatttagcgttactccacctgtcggggtggagtaccgaattcgaactaaagagccctctagttcgaattaaatggcttcctggtgtggacggttgagcggttagttcgaattaacgctgctaaattcgatttaaagtcctagtgtagaccaggcctcagagacagTTCTGTTCAACCAAACCAATTTGTACTGGTGGGAAGAGGGAGTGGGTGAGGCCAGAGGAATGAAGTCAGGTTCCCACTCCTGGACAACACTGGAGACAGCTCAACCAATCCCAGAACCCAAGGGATCCTTCCTCTGGGTGCTGACTGTTCAACAGCACCCCCAGCAGGGAAACAGCTGTGTCCTGCACCCAGACACTCACCGCACTGATCTTCTTCCACTGCCGGTCCAGCTCGGCTTTGTCATTGGTCTCCTTGAAACGGCGTGTTTTACGGCCCTCTGACATCTTGATTCCGTACTGGAAAGCCGCTCTGGAGTGAAGAGGTGAACAGAGGGGAGCTCAGGTGTGGAGGACAACTGGGCAGGTGGCTGCAGACCAGCCAGGCTGCCTGTATTAAGATTAGGGTTTTATCTCCACTGGGCCAGGTAGGAATCTCCGGAGGGTTACTGAGAAGGGACCATCCTCCCCAAGGGGCACAGCTGCTGCCTAGGTCCCATCACCCACTctgctctctccaccctggtGGGGTCCCTTCCCCCCTACCCAACTTCTGGGGGAGCACCAGACTTACTTGGGCAGAGCCTCTTTGTTGTTCATGTACTCGCTGTACTCCTCCTGCGTGTCAAAGTCCCAGCGGCCCAGAGGCCCCTTCTTGTTACCCTGCAGCAGGAGAAAGGGGCTTAGGTGTTCATCAAGGAAGCTGGCTGATACTCCCCATGCAGATTGCAGGTCCGGGGAGACAAACAGGCTTGGGGATCTTATTCCAAACCAAGCCAGGCTTGAGCAGAGAGCAGTCTGATCTCCCCCGCTTGGCGGGGACGCATAGTTCTGGAAGCTCCTGGATACCATCTCTGAGAAGGTCATAGCTCCACATGGGAGATGCTTCCATGAGCGTGCCCAGAACTAGAGAGAGCTGGTACGAGATGCCAGTCACTGCATCCATGGGGGGTTTTCCTCCCCACAGCTCTCAGAGGCAGCAGAAAGGCAAGTCTTTAGATGGAGTCTCTAATTTATCTTTCCTTGCTGGCTAGCCCCTGCTCACCCACCTCCTTTGAAACAGGAAGTCCTGAAGGCAGACAGGATGCAAAGGCCTGGCTCCAGTCTTGACCAATGAGCAAAGCTAAGAGGAGTGAAGGGCCAGGGAGCCAAGCCGCCACAATCCAACTAGAATCCCTCCCCCAGTCATCCATTGAGCACCAGATGGCAGGTAATTttcaccctcctctcccccatagCAAACAGGGCAGAAAGATCCAGCTGCAGCGCAGAGAGAACAAGCACTTTCATCTATCTGAGAAACAGTTATATTGTGGAGCCAGGAGTCCATGTCCAGACCGACCTGCACAGATTCTGTCCTGTGGCTCCTTTGAGCCTCTGTTTTACATCAGCCTCATGAGCTGGCTGGGAATACCTGATCCATTTTGCTGTAGTCCACCTCTTCATCACTGTCCACAGCCATGTCGTCCATgctgaaaggggagggggagagtcagCTGAGGCACCGCCTGAGACCGTGTAGCACACACAGTTCAACCAAAGGTACTCAAGTCCTCTCTGTTCTGGCAATGCAGGACTCTATGTACATCTGACTAACTTTAGCTGGGCAGCTCCCTGGGCCAGATGACAGCATCTGCTCCCTCCAGCAAGCTGACCGCTCCCAACCAGCCTGCAGGGCCAGGCAAGTGCCTGTCTGGGCTCCTCAGCTCTGACCAAAACCCCCAGCTGCCTGGGAAGCAGCTGCACAGTGACCCCCTTCCCCCAGTAAGCGGAGAGCCCTTACGTGGCAGGGTAGCACTCAGCGTAGCTGTTTGACATCCCGAAGAAATCGCCCAACTGCTTCTTATCCTCAGGCTTCTTTAATGTGTCACGTGCTAAAGAAAATGCAGCAAGGAGACAGTGTCTGACAGTCGCAGGGAGGGGGCATAGGAACTGGCGGCACAGATGGAGCCAGTGTGGGGAATATGCAGGGCAAGGCACAGACTgggtgggaaatggagagggcTGAGATGGTCAGCAGAGCCCCTTCTCTGGTGGGATGCACCAGGCGACTGCTCGTGGTTTGGACCCAACATACCACAAGGGACACAGTGTTCAGGTGGCTTTTCCCATCCAGTTCTCCTCTCCCAacagcaaagtgtgtgtgtgagagagacaaccCCTACGGAAGGAGGGACATGCTGAGGGGAGAGGAGCCCTCCTGCAGCACAGATGCCCAGACATACCATCAGACTGCAAGCGAGAGAAGCCCAGAGGCAGGGTGGTTGATGTGTGAGCATAAAGGATATGATTCTGCTCCCTCCCAGCCAGCTGCTCCAGCGAACGTCTCATTGATGGATTTAATCAGCTCCttggctgagcctggccctgggtacgtctacactacgggattattccgattttacataaaccggttttgtaaaacagactgtataaagtcgagtgcacgcggccacactaagcacattaattcggtggtgtgcgtccatggtccgaggctagcgtaaatttctggagcgttgcactgtgggtagctattccgtagctatcccatagttcccgcagtctcccccgccccttggaattctggattgagatcccagtggctgatggagcaaaaatcattgtcgcgggtggttctgggtaaatgtcttcagtcattccttcctcctggaaagcaacggcagacaatcattttgcaccctttttccctggattgccctggcagacgccatagcatggcaaccatggagcctgttttgctttttgtcactgtcaccgtatgtgtactggatgcagctgacagaggcgatactgcagcgctacacagcagcattcatttgcttttgcatgatagcagagatggttaccagtcgttctgtaccgtctgctgccattgtaaattggcaatgagatgacagttATCTGTTGTTCTGTACTGTCtcctgctgtcatgggtgcccctggctgaggtcagctgggggcgcaaagacaaaaatgggaatgactccccgagtcaatccctcctttatggtatctaaaaatagaatcaatcctgcctagaatatggggctagtgtactagagaaccagtgtatcagagaaccagagagcacagctgctccgtgtcagaccccgcagaaatgatgagctgcatgccattcacggggggtgcccctgcaacaaccccacccattgcttccctccttccccaaccttcctgggctactgtggcagtgtcccccctatttgtgtcatgaagtaataaagaatgcaggaataagaaacagtgacttgttagtgagataaaatgaggggaaggcagcctccagctgctatgatagtccaggcaggacattaagcggTGTGTGGGAGAGGACCCCAGCATCCcattgctatgatagtccaggcaggacattaaacggtgcgggggagaggagcccagcatcctgctgctatgacagtccaggcaatacagaatcttttctttacacatgaaagggagggggctgatggagctcagcccccagttgctatgatgaggaccgttaccagccgttctgtaccatctactgggaatgaccgggaatcgttcctatttttacccaggcgcccccagccagcctcacctgaggccagccaggagcactcatgggcagATGATGGTATTCAGCAGCTATCAAGCAtgttgtaccgtctgccaccgggtaGGGAAGAGGAGCGGATACTGCtcttcactgccgcagcatcgcgtctaccagcagcattcagtagacatagggtgacactgaaaaaagtcaagaaacgattttttccccttttctttcacgggggtcagggggtaaattgacgagctataccctgaaccaccctggacaatgtgtttgaccctataggcattgggagctcagccaagaatgcaaatgcttttcggagtcTGCtgtggactgtgggatagctggagtacTCAgtacaccctccctccctccatgagcgtccatttgattctttggctttccgttacgcttgtcacgcagcactgtgctgtggactctgtatcatagcctggagatttttttcaaacattttgtcatttcgtcttctgtaacggagctctggtagaacagatttgtctccccatacagcgatcagatccagtatctcccgtacggtccatgctggagctctttttggatttgggactgcatcaccacccgtgctgatcggagctccacgctgggcaaacaggaaatgaaattcaaaagttcgtggggcttttcctgtctacctggccagtgcatccgagttcagattgctgtccagagcggtcacagtggtgcactgtgggataccgcccggaggccaataccgtcgatttgcagccacactaaccctaatccgatatggtaataccgattttagtgctactcctctcgttggggaggagtacagaaaccgatttaaagagccctttatatcgatataaagggcctcgtagtgtggacgggtgtggcgttaaatcggtttaacgctcctaaaatcggtttaaacgcgtagtgtagaccaggccccagagaGGCTCAGCAGCCCTCCTTCCAGGGTGCAAGCTAGATGGTCAGCCAAG is part of the Mauremys mutica isolate MM-2020 ecotype Southern chromosome 8, ASM2049712v1, whole genome shotgun sequence genome and encodes:
- the LOC123376052 gene encoding protein Red-like isoform X4 translates to MAAPREGSWRQPWRRRKMQDTCSMDDMAVDSDEEVDYSKMDQGNKKGPLGRWDFDTQEEYSEYMNNKEALPKAAFQYGIKMSEGRKTRRFKETNDKAELDRQWKKISAGGGEETEVLTSQPSSCVSSLEPLGL
- the LOC123376052 gene encoding protein Red-like isoform X1, which codes for MGALLVSPSRDTLKKPEDKKQLGDFFGMSNSYAECYPATMDDMAVDSDEEVDYSKMDQGNKKGPLGRWDFDTQEEYSEYMNNKEALPKAAFQYGIKMSEGRKTRRFKETNDKAELDRQWKKISAGGGEETEVLTSQPSSCVSSLEPLGL
- the LOC123376052 gene encoding protein Red-like isoform X3 gives rise to the protein MGALLVSPSRDTLKKPEDKKQLGDFFGMSNSYAECYPATMDDMAVDSDEEVDYSKMDQGNKKGPLGRWDFDTQEEYSEYMNNKEALPKAAFQYGIKMSEGRKTRRFKETNDKAELDRQWKKISAIIEKRKKLEADGVEVKRPKY
- the LOC123376052 gene encoding protein Red-like isoform X2 → MGALLVSPSRDTLKKPEDKKQLGDFFGMSNSYAECYPATMDDMAVDSDEEVDYSKMDQGNKKGPLGRWDFDTQEEYSEYMNNKEALPKAAFQYGIKMSEGRKTRRFKETNDKAELDRQWKKISAIIEKRKKLEADGWPHVSLVSGWR